CTTTATAGACGAAACGATTCGCACGGGTAGTCAAGATGATATTGTGCGCATGATTGCGTTGCTTGTGGCGACGGTCGTGGGCGCGATTGTCTTGCGCATTGTGTTTTATTATATGACGAACGTGGCCATGGTCCGCCAGTCGAACCGTTTACGCTTGCAGGTTTTCGAAGGCCTGTTCTCTCGCAAGCTTTACGCGGGGGCGGAACTGCATTCGGGCGATGTGGCTTCCAGACTTTCGAAAGATATCGAGTCGGTGTCGACCACGACCATGGAAACATTGCCGCAAATGATTGTGACGGCGCTACAGCTGGTGGGCGCGTTCCTTTTGATGCGCTGGTTTGACCCGCGGCTTGCCTGGGCCTTGCTTTTGCTTACGCCGGTGGCGATTGTGCTCGGAAAGCTGGTGTCTCGCAAACTCAGGAACATGACGCTTGCGATTCGTGAACGCGAATCGAAAATCCAGATGCAGGTGCAAGAGGGCGTGGAACACAATGTGCTCATGCGCTCGCTCGAAAGTGAAAACTGGGTGGCGGGCCGCTTGGGTGACATGCAACAGCACTTGGAAAGCGATGTTTTGCGCCGTACGCGATTCACTACGCTTTCGCGGTTTGCACTCGGGTCTGCCTTTGGGCTGGGTTACTTGTTGGCCTTTATTTGGGGCGGCCTCGGGCTGCGCGATGGGGCGATTACGTTTGGTATGATGACGTCGTTCTTGCAGTTGGTTGGCCAGATTCAGCACCCGATTCTTTCGATTTTGAACATGGTGCCGCAAGTGGTGCATACTACGGCGAGCATTGACCGCCTAGAAGATCTTGAAAAATCTAAGGAGCCCGAAGGTGACGGAACGCCTATGGCGCTTGAAGGTTCGCTCGGGGTGCGACTCGAAAATCTGCATTTTGGCTATGCGGCGGGAAGGCACGAGGTTCTAGAAGGTTTCAGTCACGATTTTGAGCCTGGCTCCAAAACGGCGATTATGGGCAAGACTGGTGCCGGAAAGACGACTTTGTTCCGGCTGCTGCTCGGCTTTGTAAGGCCTGATAGCGGGCGCATGCTGGTTTATTCAAGTTCCGAGGTGTGTGCGATCGGCAAAGAAACTCGCACGAATTTTGTGTACGTGCCGCAGGGCAATACCTTGCTGAGCGGGAGCGTTCGCCTGAACTTGCAGCTGGCCAAGCCCGATGCGAGCGAGCAGGAAATGTTGCAGGCTTTGCACGCGGCGTGCGCCGACTTTGTGCTGGATTTGCCTGATGGCTTGGATACCGAAATCGGGGAGCGCGGCCGCGGATTGAGCGAGGGCCAGGCGCAGCGAATCGGAATTGCTCGCAGTCTTTTGCGGCCCGGGAACGTATGGTTGTTTGACGAGGTGAGTTCTTCGCTTGATGAATCGACGGAGCGCGAATTGTTCGAAAGACTGTTTGCGACTTACCCCGACAAGACCATGATTTTTGTGACGCACCGTTCGGCAATGTCTGAAATTTGCGACGAAGTTGTCCGACTGTGAAAAACATGTGAGCGAAAATGCATCCGCTTAAACACTTTATAACGATTACGAAGCACCGGAACGAGGTGATTCGGCTTTGCTTTAAGGCGGGAATCGGATTCCAGGGGTTGTTCCACGATTTGTCGAAATACAGCCCGACCGAATTTATTCCGGGAGCCAAGTATTACATGGGCGATCAGTCTCCTAACAACGGGGAACGCTACGACAAGGGCTATAGCTTGGCTTGGATGCATCATAAGGGTCGGAACAAGCATCATTTTGAATTCTGGTATGACTACGAAATGGCGACCAAGAAGCTTGTGCCGATTGATATGCCGGACCGCTACATTAAAGAGATGTTCTGCGACCGGGTGGCGGCATCCAAGACTTATGGCAAATCCAGTTACACGCAAGAATCTCCGCTGCTGTATTTGACTAAAAGTACGGCCCGCGAAAAGATGACCGAAAAGACTTACCGCAAGTTACTGTACTTGCTCAAGATGCTTGCTGAAAAAGGTG
Above is a genomic segment from Fibrobacter sp. UWB5 containing:
- a CDS encoding ABC transporter ATP-binding protein, producing the protein MKYLSWLWNRTDGFRLNIALRIVFGVGRISLGLLMVWLSKRFIDETIRTGSQDDIVRMIALLVATVVGAIVLRIVFYYMTNVAMVRQSNRLRLQVFEGLFSRKLYAGAELHSGDVASRLSKDIESVSTTTMETLPQMIVTALQLVGAFLLMRWFDPRLAWALLLLTPVAIVLGKLVSRKLRNMTLAIRERESKIQMQVQEGVEHNVLMRSLESENWVAGRLGDMQQHLESDVLRRTRFTTLSRFALGSAFGLGYLLAFIWGGLGLRDGAITFGMMTSFLQLVGQIQHPILSILNMVPQVVHTTASIDRLEDLEKSKEPEGDGTPMALEGSLGVRLENLHFGYAAGRHEVLEGFSHDFEPGSKTAIMGKTGAGKTTLFRLLLGFVRPDSGRMLVYSSSEVCAIGKETRTNFVYVPQGNTLLSGSVRLNLQLAKPDASEQEMLQALHAACADFVLDLPDGLDTEIGERGRGLSEGQAQRIGIARSLLRPGNVWLFDEVSSSLDESTERELFERLFATYPDKTMIFVTHRSAMSEICDEVVRL
- a CDS encoding DUF5662 family protein — protein: MHPLKHFITITKHRNEVIRLCFKAGIGFQGLFHDLSKYSPTEFIPGAKYYMGDQSPNNGERYDKGYSLAWMHHKGRNKHHFEFWYDYEMATKKLVPIDMPDRYIKEMFCDRVAASKTYGKSSYTQESPLLYLTKSTAREKMTEKTYRKLLYLLKMLAEKGEKETLAFMRRTKVLPEAEI